The Pseudomonas sp. IB20 region GAAACCGCCTTACGGGAAAAAAGCATAGGTGTGTTCTCTTTTAAGTTTGACTTGCCCAGCACGGCCCACCGCCGCCTGAGTCCCTTCCAAGCTCGCCATACAACCAGCGATCAAGACCGCTGACCGCTCGCTGCGAGCAATTCCTTCAAGATCGTTGCCGGGTCGGCCCGCTGTTGTTTGCGGTAGTTGCCGACATGGCGAACGAACAGTGTCGCGCGCGTCACCAGGCTCTTACCGAGCACTGGCTTGCGATCCAACTCTTCCTTGATTCGTTGAAACTGCGCCTGGATCACCGCATCGGTGTAGCGCGTGCCGGTGGCCAAGTTGTCGATGTAGATCGCCACCGCGCCGTCGAGGGCGCTGCGGCCATTGGTGATGGCCATATCAAACAGCTGCGCGCTGGCCGCGTCCTTGTTGTCCAGCGCCTGCTGGCGACTCTTCTGCAAGTTGGCCAGGCGAATGTTGTAGTTGCTGATGGTCTCGGCCACCAACGCCGCCGACTGAATCAAGTTGCCCGCCGCCTCTTCGCGTTGCTGGGCGATCAGCGAGACGTTGCGCTTGAGCTCTTCGTTGACCAGCCCAAGCTCGGCTTGCAGCTTGGGGTCGACACTGGCAGCAATGATGCTGTCCAGGCGTTTGGTCGGGTCCTGAGCGTCGTCGATGGCATCCGTCAGCGCGGCCAGGCGCCCTTCTTTCTGCCACTGGGCGAACAGCTCCTTGTAGCGCGAGCGCGGCGCCGACAGTGCGCCAATCGCCACGCGAAACCCGGTGGTCTCGTTGCTTTGCTCGGTTCCGTCGGCGGCAAACAATGGGTACTCGCGGCGCATGCCAGTAAACAGCGTGCCCTCGCCTTCGAGGTAGTTGCCGCCCTTGACCACAAAGCCGCCGTAGGTGCCCTGGCGGCGCCCGGCGTGCACCAGCTGGAAGGATTCCTGGACCATTTCCGCCGCATTGCCGATCACATCGAACAGACCAATCGGGTTGGGCAGTTTGGTGCCGATGGGCATCAAGCGTGCAGCCTGGCCGGTGCCGCCGGCGACTTGGTTGAACACCGCGTAATCACCCAGCGGGCCGTCGCTTTCGCTGCCTTCGACACGGCGTGGAAACAGCCGGCCTTCCAAGTCCTGACGGCTAACCGCCTGGCCACCGCGTGCGGCAAACTCCCATTCCACTTCGGTGGGCAAGCGCACAAAACCCAGGCCACCGTCTTCAGCCGAAGAACCACGACCACTGACCGGCAGCAGCTCACGGTGATATTTCATCAGCCAGGCGCTGTACACCGCCGAGAAACGCTCAGCCTCAAAGCGCGACAGTTTCACTTTGGGCAACCGCGCGGCCATACCGGTAGGCGCATCGCAGGCAGGTGCCGGCTCACCGCTGGCCAACGACTGCGCCTGAGACATCACCTGGGCGTATTGGCGTGCGGTCACTTCGTACTTACCAATGAAGTACAGCATCGGTTTGAGCGGGGTTTTGGCGTCGGTCTTAGGCATCAACGGCGCGATGACTTTGTTCCAGTCTTTGGGCAAGTCCTTGAGGGTGAATTGGCCGTTGATAAAGTCGCGGCGGTAGCCGGAAATAAACGACTGCTGATAACCCGCCTCACCTTCGGCAAAGGGATAACCGAGGCTGATCTCGCGGTCATCCAAGGTGCCCTGGGCCAGCACGTAGGCGTAGCGGAACACCATATTGCCTTCACACGGCAGCGGCAGGCTCACGTCGTCGGGCAACGGTTTGGGGTTGTCGAGTTTGTCACTCGCCTCATCAGCCCACGCCAGCGAGGCCAAGCTCAGCGCCACACAGGCGCCCAATAACTTATACATCTCTGATTCCTTCAGAAGCCTGGATACGCGCCACCCGCCAACCACCACAGGCCGCCGCCACGGCGCTGACGCCGAGGATTGCAACCAGGGCCAGTCCGTAGTGACGCGCCAGCAGGTGACTGGCGTATTCGCCCGGCACCTGCACAAATAATTTATTCAAACCTGCCTCGGCCACGCCATACAGCCCAGCACTGAGCACGGCGGCTAAGCCTGCGCTGTACAGCGCCTGCAGTACCACAAACAGCAATAGCCCGGCGGTGGAAAACCCCAACAGGCGCAACACCGACAATTCCCGATGCTTGCGCGCCACGGCCGCCAGTGCGCCGGCGAAGATCGCCGCAAACGCACCGGCCAAGGCCAGCCCGGCAATGATCCAGAATACGATCGACAGGTTGCGGCTCAACGACTGCACCTGGGCGATGGTATGCGCCTGGGTCGACACCAACAGGTTCTGCCCGGCAAAAAACACCCGCAGCGGCTCAACATCGGTGAGGTTGCGGGCGTACAAGCGAAACGCCGGATATACCCGCTGCTCGCTCACACCGGCTGCATCACCCTCCCAGCCCAAAGCCAGCACTGCCCGGCCATCGCGGTAATCTTCCGCCGCTTCCAACAGGGCCAAATCGGCAAACAAACCGTCACGCGCAAACGCGTCCAATGGCAATACCGCCAGCACCTGCAGCCGCGTGTGCTGGGCTTCGACGCGCCCGGCCACTTGCCGCGCAAAGCTGGTTTCCAACCAATCCCCCGGCCGCGCCGCGAGTTTTTCCGCGGCGGTGTGGCTCAGCACGATCTGCTCCAGCCCCGTGGGCAGCGGCAAACCACCGAGCAACGGATCGCCCGGTGCCGTCGGCAGCATTTCCAGGGTCAGCGTGCCCACCTGCGCCGTTGCCGCAATCTGCCGTGTACGCGGCACGGCAAAGGCCACATCGCTACGCTGGGCAAGCTGCTGGATAAACGCTGCGTTGAATCGACCACCACCCAACGGAATAATTTCACGGGTGGCGGGGTCGGTCTCCAAGCGTTCGGTCAAACTGCTAACCAGTCCAAATTTCAGCCCGAATAACACCAACAACGGCGCAATAACCGCCACCAGCGCCAACACCGAACAGGCCGACAGCCAGGCGTCGTTGCGGTAATCCTGCCAGGCCAGAGACGCCACCAAGCCGATGCGCATCAGCACGCCTCCCCAAGGGTCGCCGTGATGCCGCCGTCAGTATCACGACGACAACTGATGCGCCGCACCTGCAAGCCACTGGCACGGGCCAGCGGTTCGTCATGGGTGGCGATCACGCAGGCCGCGTGGTGTTCGCGGGCCTGAGCCAGCAGCGCCTGCATCACGCGCTCAGCGTTAAGCGGGTCAAGCGACGCGGTCGGTTCATCCGCCAGCACCAGTTGCGGCGCATGCGCCAGGGCACGGGCGCAGCTCACGCGCTGGCGTTGGCCCACCGACAGCGCGGCCGGTTTCTTCGCCAACTGGTCGCTAATCTCCAACTGCTCGGCCAGACGCGCGACGCTGCCGTCGTCCTTCAGGCCCAGCAGTTGCCGGGACAAGGCAATATTGCTGCGCACATCGAGAAACCCCAGCAACCCACCGGTTTGCAGCACATAGCCCAGGTGCTTGCTGCGCAGCTGGGCCAAGGCAGATTGCTGGTCAGCACGCCACAGAGCGCCGATATCGGTCTGATCAAATTCAAACTGGCCAACCTGATCCGGCGCCAACACCAGCGCCAGCACATCGAGCAAGGTGCTTTTGCCACAGCCGCTCGGCCCGACAATCGCCAACTGCTCGCCCGCGCGCAGCGCCAGCGCCGGAATCACCAGGCTGTAGCGCTGGCTGCCGACGCCGCGGCTTTTGTGCACTGCGCGCAGGTTCAGCATTACGGCAGCGTCGACAATGGCACGCGGTACAACGCATCGCCCGGCTCGGCATCGCCGAAACGGACCCAGTTGGCCACGTCATTGTGGAAGGTTTCGTAGAGACGGATTTTCGAATCCAGCTCGTCGATAAAGTCTTCCTGCTCGGCCACGCTCAACGACAACCACAAATCCTGTGTCATGTTCAGCGACTTGCTGCGGTACGGCAGGCCTTCCAGGTATTCGCCGAGGATGCCGCCGTCGGCCAAGTTGCCGCCCTTGCGCAGGGCCTGTGGGTCGCGGCTCATGTAGGCCGAGGCGCTGGCGATTTCCTGGAAGAAACCCTTGGGCGAGGTCTGAGTTTTGCGCGCTGCATCCACGATCAGTTTCAGCGACTGCTGCAGATCGTTGAGCTGCAATTTGGTCAGCATCACGCACACCTGGAACGCCGGCAGCGCCGGGTTGGTCAGGTCGCGGTCGGCGGTCCAGGCGCTGACCAGTTGCGGCGCCTGGCTCGCGGTTTTGCGGCCGAGGAAGTCCATGTGCATGGCGTAGCCGACGGCGGCGGACTTGTCGGCCAAGGTCGGCGCGGCGCTCAGCAGCGGCACCGGTTGCGGGGTGTTGCTGCGCACTTGGTGCACGAGGTTGGCGAACACGCTGCCGATCTCATCGACACGCTCACCCAGCTTGCGCACATCGCCACCCGGCACCGGTGTATAGAGGTCGCCGATCTGCGGGTTGGCGTCAGCGGTGAGCACGCGGTATTGGCTTTCGGCACCGGCATGGGTTTTCTTGCCAGC contains the following coding sequences:
- a CDS encoding formylglycine-generating enzyme family protein; the encoded protein is MYKLLGACVALSLASLAWADEASDKLDNPKPLPDDVSLPLPCEGNMVFRYAYVLAQGTLDDREISLGYPFAEGEAGYQQSFISGYRRDFINGQFTLKDLPKDWNKVIAPLMPKTDAKTPLKPMLYFIGKYEVTARQYAQVMSQAQSLASGEPAPACDAPTGMAARLPKVKLSRFEAERFSAVYSAWLMKYHRELLPVSGRGSSAEDGGLGFVRLPTEVEWEFAARGGQAVSRQDLEGRLFPRRVEGSESDGPLGDYAVFNQVAGGTGQAARLMPIGTKLPNPIGLFDVIGNAAEMVQESFQLVHAGRRQGTYGGFVVKGGNYLEGEGTLFTGMRREYPLFAADGTEQSNETTGFRVAIGALSAPRSRYKELFAQWQKEGRLAALTDAIDDAQDPTKRLDSIIAASVDPKLQAELGLVNEELKRNVSLIAQQREEAAGNLIQSAALVAETISNYNIRLANLQKSRQQALDNKDAASAQLFDMAITNGRSALDGAVAIYIDNLATGTRYTDAVIQAQFQRIKEELDRKPVLGKSLVTRATLFVRHVGNYRKQQRADPATILKELLAASGQRS
- a CDS encoding ABC transporter permease family protein, whose amino-acid sequence is MRIGLVASLAWQDYRNDAWLSACSVLALVAVIAPLLVLFGLKFGLVSSLTERLETDPATREIIPLGGGRFNAAFIQQLAQRSDVAFAVPRTRQIAATAQVGTLTLEMLPTAPGDPLLGGLPLPTGLEQIVLSHTAAEKLAARPGDWLETSFARQVAGRVEAQHTRLQVLAVLPLDAFARDGLFADLALLEAAEDYRDGRAVLALGWEGDAAGVSEQRVYPAFRLYARNLTDVEPLRVFFAGQNLLVSTQAHTIAQVQSLSRNLSIVFWIIAGLALAGAFAAIFAGALAAVARKHRELSVLRLLGFSTAGLLLFVVLQALYSAGLAAVLSAGLYGVAEAGLNKLFVQVPGEYASHLLARHYGLALVAILGVSAVAAACGGWRVARIQASEGIRDV
- a CDS encoding ABC transporter ATP-binding protein, yielding MLNLRAVHKSRGVGSQRYSLVIPALALRAGEQLAIVGPSGCGKSTLLDVLALVLAPDQVGQFEFDQTDIGALWRADQQSALAQLRSKHLGYVLQTGGLLGFLDVRSNIALSRQLLGLKDDGSVARLAEQLEISDQLAKKPAALSVGQRQRVSCARALAHAPQLVLADEPTASLDPLNAERVMQALLAQAREHHAACVIATHDEPLARASGLQVRRISCRRDTDGGITATLGEAC